The genomic segment GGCATTCAGCAGTACTTAATGGATCTTCAGCAGGTAAAAGGCCCTCAATTAGTGTTTTCCCTTTAGCAATAGCCCCAAAAAGTAGTGCACGGTGTGAGATTGATTTATCTCCAGGTACTTTCACCTTTCCACAGAGCTCCCCTCCTTTTTGAAGGTTTCTTAAAGACTGATCTTTAGTGGGGGCGTTCAAAGAAAAAACAATATATTTTTTTATATTTTATTTATCGATAAGCTTTATTCCTGATTTATGAATTGTTTATTTGTTTTTGACGCATTAGTTCATCGATAACATACCCAAATAATTCTGGACTTGGTTTCTTGTTTTCCAGTTCCGATAACCCTAGTTCTTCCCATCTTTCATCAACTTTGTCTTCAAGCTCTTTCGGTCTTGTTAGTGGTTTGCCCCAATCATGATTTTTCTCTGGGCCAATTTTTGTTGTTGCATCAATAGCTAATCTCCCTCCTAAGCCAATATTTTCACTCGCGAAGTCAAGGGTATCAAAAGGAGTGTTTTCTAGCACAAATAAATCTCTTTGAGGGTCAACTTGGCTGGATAAGACCCAAACGACTTGTCTAGGATCTCTTACGTTAATTGTGGAGTCGACGACGACGACAAATTTTGTATAAGTAAATTGGGGTAAAGCACTCCAAAACGCCATAGCAGCTCTTTTAGCTTGACCTGGATAAGCTTTGTCAATTGATATGACTGCCAACTTATAACTCAAGGCTTCCATCGGAAGGAAAAAATCAATAATTTCAGGTATTTGTTGTTTAAGTATTGGTGTGTAAATTCGATTTAATGCTATTGCCAGCATTGCTTCTTCTTTTGGAGGCCTTCCGCTAAAAGTTGTTAAGAATATTGGTTTTTTTCTTTGAGTCATACATTGGAATCTAATCAAAGGTGAGGACTCAGCACCCCCATAGAAGCCCATATGGTCTCCAAAAGGACCATCCATCATCTCTTCTCCAGGAGATATAGACCCTTCAAGAACAACTTCACTATGACTTGGTACCTGAAGATCAATAGTTTTGCATTTGGTTAATCGAACACCCTCTCCTGCATACAAGCCTGCAAAAAGCCACTCGCTTAGCTGCACTGGAATGGGAGTTGCTGCCGCCATGACAAGAAGTGGATGAACTCCAATAGCAACAGCTACTTCTAGTTTCTTATTCATTGCAGCTGCTTTGCGAAGATGCCTGGCTCCTCCTCTGACACTTAACCAATGGACTGTCATGCTCTTTGCAGACTGTCTTTGGAGTCTGTAAACACCAACATTTGGCACGCCTGTTTCTGGATCTTTCGTTATTACGAGGCCTAAAGTGATGGCTCCCCCAGCATCCTCTGGCCAGGGACGCAAAAGTGGCAAATGATTTAGATCCAAGTCTTTTTCACTAATTACTTGTTGATGGCATGGTGGCAATAGATCAATATCTGGACGTGCTTTAAGTAGATCCCATGCAACTGAAGCAAAAGCTTTGGTTTCTTTCAGCCCTTTCGGAGGACGTGGTTGCTGAAGAAGAGCTAATTTCTTCCCTAAATCTTCCAATTCTTCTTGCTTCTCTAAACCCATACTCCACACCACACGTTCCATCGTCCCAAGTAAATTCACTGCAACAGGCATTGATGATCCTTTTACATTTTCAAAAAGTAGAGCAGGACCTCCCATCCCAAGGACTCGATCACTTATGGCCGCAATTTCTAGGTCACTATCAACTGGACTGCTTATTCTCTTCAGTTGTCCTTTCTTTTCTAAAAGAGTAAGAAAATCTCTTATGTCCCGTGTAAGAGGTTCTTGACGAAATAATTTCATGAAGGTCTGCACGATTAACCTATTTATCTAGTTACTGTGACGCAAGTTATCAGCCTTTGTGGAAATGAAACTTTCTTATTTTTATGTAGCGGCAGATGTTCCTGATGGAATTATTCCTGAATCATCAGTAGTGATTGATGTTCTGAGAGCTACAACAACTATTGCTTGGGCACTGGAAAACGGAGCTGATTCAGTGCAAGTGTTTGCAGATGTTGATGAACTTAAAAATCAGGCAAAGACTTTTGACTCTAAAGAAAAAATACTTGTTGGAGAGAGAGGTGGAAAAAAATTAGATGGATTTGACTTGGGAAACTCCCCATTGGGAGTCTCACCTGAGAGTGTAAAAGGGAAAAGAGTTTTTATGAGCACTACCAACGGGACAAGATCATTACATCGTGTTAGAGAGTCCAAAAGTTTGTACACAATGGCACTCCCAAATAGAAAAGCTATTGCTGAAAGATTGAAAAGTGATAATCCTAAAGAAGTTTGGATTGTTGGTAGTGGTTGGGAAGGTTCATATTCTTTAGAAGATTCTTTAGCTGCTGGGGCTTTAGCCTCTCTTTTAATGGATCAATTAGAGTCTGTGCAGATAGTAAATGATGAATTAATGGCCTCCGTAGCACTATGGAAAAATTGGGAAAATGATGTTGAAGGATGTTTACGTATTGCAAGTCATGGACAAAGACTTGCAGGAATAGGTAATCATGATGATGATTTTGCTTGTTGCGCTTCTTTGGATAACCTTTCTGTTATTCCAAAACAGATTGAGATGGGCGTACTTCGCTCTAACTAACTTTTAAATTATTTTCTTTTTAACTCAGTGTCAGATTTTTTGGCTGCGGCCTTACAGCTAACAAGTACCTCAGACATAGACTCAAACCTCAATGCTGCTGAAGAACAAATTGAGTTAGCAGCAAGGCGTGGGGCTGATCTTGTTGGACTTCCTGAAAACTTTGCATTTTTGGGTGAAGATCAGAAAAAATTAAAAATTGCATCTTCAATATATGAAAAATGCAATAGTTTTTTAGTAACAATGGCAAGGAGATATCAAGTTGTTTTACTTGGAGGTGGTTTCCCTGTTCCAGCTGGAGATGGAATAAGAACTTTAAATAGAGCCGAGTTGTTTGGAAAGGACGGTCAATCTCTAGCAAGATATGACAAGATTCATCTTTTTGATGTTGATCTACCTGAAGGAAATACTTATAGGGAATCTGAAACAATTGTTTCAGGAAGTGAATCTCCACCAGTAGTTGATGTGCCTGGTCTTTGCAAAATTGGATTATCTATTTGTTACGATGTGCGATTCCCTGAACTTTATCGGGATTTGGTAAATAAAGGCGCAGATTTATTAATGATTCCAGCTGCTTTTACAGCTTTTACGGGAAAGGATCATTGGCAAGTCTTGCTCCAAGCAAGAGCTATTGAAAACACTGCTTATGTTGTTGCACCAGCGCAAACTGGTCGTCACTATGGCAGAAGACAAAGTCATGGGCATGCGATGGTAATTGATCCATGGGGGACAGTTTTAGCAGATGCAGGGGTTGTTCAAGGAGCAGCAATAGCTCCTGCTGATAAAGAAAGAGTAGAGAGAATTAGAGGACAAATGCCCAGCCTGAAACATCGAAAAACAGAGCTTTTTATTTGATGTTTAAAGATCAATCTTTAATGTCAAAACTGGGATTGTTTGCGGGATTTATTTTTTGTTCCAATCTCTTTATTTCTTTACCTCTAAGATCTGCTAGTGCTCTTGCCGCTTGGGCCTTAACTAGCAACGGTAGTCTTAAATTACGAACTTCCTCTGGGGCTAAATTAGATGCTTTTTATCAATCCTCAACTACTGATAAGGGTGATAGGGTTTGGATCGATTTCACTGGAGAATTAAGCCGCCCTAGGACTATTAAAGGTAATGGATCAGTTAAGGAAATCAGGCTAGGAAAACCCTCTAAGGGTATAACAAGGCTTGTTATTGAATTCCTGCCATCAGTAGAATTAGAACCCTCAAAATTACAATTAATTGGTATATCAACAAATACCTGGGAGTTGGAACTTATTGGTCTAGAAAGTAATTCTTTTCGTCCGATTGAAGAAGGT from the Prochlorococcus marinus str. NATL2A genome contains:
- a CDS encoding UbiD family decarboxylase — its product is MKLFRQEPLTRDIRDFLTLLEKKGQLKRISSPVDSDLEIAAISDRVLGMGGPALLFENVKGSSMPVAVNLLGTMERVVWSMGLEKQEELEDLGKKLALLQQPRPPKGLKETKAFASVAWDLLKARPDIDLLPPCHQQVISEKDLDLNHLPLLRPWPEDAGGAITLGLVITKDPETGVPNVGVYRLQRQSAKSMTVHWLSVRGGARHLRKAAAMNKKLEVAVAIGVHPLLVMAAATPIPVQLSEWLFAGLYAGEGVRLTKCKTIDLQVPSHSEVVLEGSISPGEEMMDGPFGDHMGFYGGAESSPLIRFQCMTQRKKPIFLTTFSGRPPKEEAMLAIALNRIYTPILKQQIPEIIDFFLPMEALSYKLAVISIDKAYPGQAKRAAMAFWSALPQFTYTKFVVVVDSTINVRDPRQVVWVLSSQVDPQRDLFVLENTPFDTLDFASENIGLGGRLAIDATTKIGPEKNHDWGKPLTRPKELEDKVDERWEELGLSELENKKPSPELFGYVIDELMRQKQINNS
- a CDS encoding 2-phosphosulfolactate phosphatase family protein, which encodes MKLSYFYVAADVPDGIIPESSVVIDVLRATTTIAWALENGADSVQVFADVDELKNQAKTFDSKEKILVGERGGKKLDGFDLGNSPLGVSPESVKGKRVFMSTTNGTRSLHRVRESKSLYTMALPNRKAIAERLKSDNPKEVWIVGSGWEGSYSLEDSLAAGALASLLMDQLESVQIVNDELMASVALWKNWENDVEGCLRIASHGQRLAGIGNHDDDFACCASLDNLSVIPKQIEMGVLRSN
- a CDS encoding carbon-nitrogen hydrolase family protein: MSDFLAAALQLTSTSDIDSNLNAAEEQIELAARRGADLVGLPENFAFLGEDQKKLKIASSIYEKCNSFLVTMARRYQVVLLGGGFPVPAGDGIRTLNRAELFGKDGQSLARYDKIHLFDVDLPEGNTYRESETIVSGSESPPVVDVPGLCKIGLSICYDVRFPELYRDLVNKGADLLMIPAAFTAFTGKDHWQVLLQARAIENTAYVVAPAQTGRHYGRRQSHGHAMVIDPWGTVLADAGVVQGAAIAPADKERVERIRGQMPSLKHRKTELFI